The following is a genomic window from Mus caroli chromosome 17, CAROLI_EIJ_v1.1, whole genome shotgun sequence.
TGAATGTtttatctgctgaaccatcttcctaggcctttgttttgactttttgagacagagccttatTTGACTCAGTGTTGTGCAGTCATATCCTCTAAGGAAGTGCTCCCTCTGAGTGGAGGAGGGAGACTCATAGGACTCAGGAAGCTAATGGAGTTTACAAGCTCAGGAGGCTCCTAAAGCACGTAGGGTTCCGTAGCCTTTTTCCCTGTTCATAAAAACAGTAAGCAATTGCTGGGAGAGGAGACTTTCTGGCTGGCTAAGCTGCCTATAAGTTGGGCTTTTGGTGCTGAAGCTGCCTTGGAATCATCATTCACGTTTTTGTATTGAACCTTCACCCAGGCCTCTGTAAGTGACCTTGTTGTACAGGACTATTTTCCCAGCCAAACTGTCTTCATGAGTTAATGAATACCCAGGAGCATAGTTGCATGTGAGGACAAACGAGCACGCAGCTGGGTTTGTTGACTGTTGACATTACCTCATAGATGGAGGTGGCCATTGGTTCCTCAGCTGAGTATCCAGCCACTTCTCTCAGCCAGTAGTATGCAATTCTGAAGTCTTAGTCATTGTCctgttactgtgaagagacaccatgaccacagcaacgtTTAAACAAGAaatcatttaactgggggcttgcttacagtttcagaggcttggtCTATTATTATGGTTCAGAGTACACTGGCacacatggtgctgaagaagtagctgagagctacatgcTGACCTGCAGGCAACAGGCAGAAAGAGACCGGGCCTGGcatggtcttttgaaacctcaacagtccccccaaccccccaataacacttcctccagcaagaccatgCCTTTTAATCCTCCTAATTCTTTCAAAGAGTCCCACtgcctggtgactaagcattcaaatatatgaaactaTGGGGGCCATTTTGATTCAGAGCTCCACATCTGCTTTTTATTACACATAGCCTTGGGGTCTCAGGAGGGATACAGTATATAGGCTGGGGAATATAGAGGATGGGGAAAGGAATCCATCTCTGGAAGGTAGAGACCATCCGGTCTATACATTAGATTTACTTACACTTCTGTCAGCAACCTCTCATACAAGCTCTCTAAATAAGCTCAAGAAAATTATTAATTCCTCACAGAGATTCAATCTTTTGATTTGTCATTGACACTCTATGAGAACAGGGGTAGACATTGCTTAGTCCCCCACCAGGAGAAAGTTTTCCCAACAGATGCCCAGTTTACAGGAGTAAATAAAACTGTGTTCACAAGAGACTTAAgatatctctcaacagaggaatggatacagaaaatgtacatctatgcaatggaatactactcagctattaaaaacaatgacttcatgaaattcataggcaaatggatggaaatagaaaatatcatcttgagtgaggtaacccaatcacaaaagaatacacatggtatgcactctgataagtggatagtagcccagaagctcagaatacccaagatacaattcacagatcacatgaagcgcaagaagaaggaagatcaaagtatggatacttctgTCCTCCTTAGAAGCAGGGACAAAATACACATGTTCAACAAGGAAGAACAAATTTACAGCACATTGGAGCCCAAAGGTGAGTCTCTGATGGAGGTCAGCCAGACCTGCATCTCTTGGATCAGGAGAGATGACTGGGGAAGACATACAGGTCAGCGTGGAGAGTCTGGGCTGAACTCACTTCCTTAGTCATACTGACAGGAAACAGAGACCTGGACATAGATGCCAGCCATTGAAAGAAAAGTCAGGACCCTTTGAAGTCACAGAAGGCAGGTATCTCACACTATAGAAGGAAATAATGAAGAACAAATTCTGATTGGTGATTGTTAAACCATGATACCAAACAAGCATCTATACTAATAACAATTCCAGTCTAGCAAGTGACCCCAGCTCAGGAATATGTTATCTGAGTACTTCCTATCCCACTGGGAGAGATGCATCAGGTCTCTGGACACTGTCCATACCTATGGCAGTACAGCATCAGACCTGTTAAGGGCCCACAGCAATAGGACCCAGAGGGAAAATTTGTGAGCACACACAATGGGTACTTGTCTTCCCTAATTGCAAGGGGCTCAGTAACCAACTTCCATTTAATTACTGGCAGCTGAAATCTAGGAGGTGCCTCTTTCCCACCTGTAGGAAGAACacagccagtgagagactgtggaAGCAGTCATATTGTGGGAGTGGAAAAATCCCTTGGTCAAACCCCAgggaagtttctttctttttttttttttttttctcaagcacaaaagagatttatttatccCAGAGGGATAAAGAGCAGGGAATGAGAGATAAAGGCAGGAGAGGGgatgagggagaggggaagggaacaagaggGGGTGCTAGGGAAGTTTCTTGAACTGTTACTGCAGCTCAGggaacagaagaaaacacaatggAAGATTGTATGTAAAGAGGACTAACTGGCGTTTGTAGGTCTGTTCTCAGCAGGGACCTTCTGTgtgacatctctctctctgtggggaaTCAGAATCAGGTTTCCATCACCTCCATCAAGAGGGCAATAAATCTTTCTATTATTTCCTTTATGCTTTATGATAGAGTTAATGTCAGCACATACGCCCCAGTGCCTTTGGATACATCTTTTCTCTAATGAGGCAGGGTACTTTTATATTTTGGCCTTGAGATCACTAGGGAGACAAGAAATTAGACCCTGCCCTTTCTTACCTTTATTTCTTCCACACCAGAAAAATCACCACAGTTCCTACCACCAAGGTTCCAAGAACCAGGCCGATGAGAATTGCTATGATGGGGATGGTTTGTGGAGGCtctgaggagagaaaggaagagtgagGAGTCTGACCCTAGCTATCAACCCTGATCCTGCTGTAGTTCATCAAAAAGCTCATGCAATTCCTGACAGCAGTATATGTGCTCACACCCACTCCTTACCCCATTTTAGAGTGAGAGGCTCAGGTAACCCTTCATGGTGCACATGACATGTGTATCTCAGCTCTTCTCCAGGGGGAACCACCACAGCTGCCCACTTCTGGAAGGTTCCATCCCCTGCAGGCCTGGTGTCTGGCAGCTCCATGTCCTGAGTGTGGTTGTTCCCATCTCTCTTCCAGGTCAGGGTGATGTCAGCTGGGTAGAATCTCAGGGCCCAGCACCTCAGGGTGACATTCCCTTCAGGTGTTACTTGGTGGGTCACATGTGTTTGGGGGGCATCTGATGGGAACAATTGGAAAATTCATGTATTTTGCACTCCTCCAGGGGCCTGAGCAGTGCTCATGGGATCATTCCTGGAAAGGATGGGAGACTTGGATGAGGGAGGGAGCAGAGTCCACACAGAAGCGTAAACTCAGGTTCTGGATGATCTATTCCTTGGATTATTTTACAATAACCATGAGCCAACACAGAACAGGAAATACTAGACAAATAGACTTCTCTCTGTGACTGGGGAGGGGGTCTAGGGACTCAGCAACCCTGGAGTCAGCCATTCAATGCCATCGTGCATGGACAGTGATCAGGCCTGAGAGAGGCCATGATGCACTATGCAGATGGAAGGGAACTGCTGCTTAATGGACACACTGAACTGTCATGGGAGAAGGCTGAATCCTCTGGAGAGTCCCTCTCTCATGTTGAGTCAGGACACCGAGGAGCTCTCTTTCCCCTTTGATGCAAGACAGTGTAAGCATTCCAGCTGCTCCCTGCTGAGGAGGAGGCCTCAGGGAGGCAGGAGCTACAATGTCAGAAAGCAGAAGGGGTTGTCAAAGGCCTCTCTTACCAGAACGCAGCAAGGTCTCCTTTCCAAGCTCCAGGCATCTAAGAAGCCTTTCTGTGCACTCCCCTAGCAGGTAAGTCCTCCAGCCTTCTGCTGAGCCTGCATTCACCAAGTCTGTCTTCATGCTTTCAGCTGCCTCTCCCTGTGTTGTCCAGGAGTTCAGgtcctcattcaggatgatgtaATCAAAGCCATAGTAGGTGAACCGGTAGTGACCACCGAGGAAGCTCCCATCATTAGCCACATTGCAGCCAAACACTTCCTGCAGGAAGTGAtaatctgccccacccccattaaGTCTGGTCACTGTGAGGCTTCTCTTCCATCCCGGGATTTGTCCCCAACTAAACCCCTAACCAGATCACAGTCTGTGGTTCTCTCAGGTCAAAGGTCTCCAGGGGTCCCTTCGACTATGGCTGAATCTATGATTTGGGGACCTAGAGTGGAGCTTATTGGGCCAGACCAGGGGGACATTGAGGGCTTATGACCTCAGCCCTGAGATGACTCACCCTTTTTGCTCTGTTCATTGAACATCACCATGTACCTAAGAAGTCTTTGGTTTGTCAGTGACAAGCGCAGGACTTGTGCTGTCTCCTTCTCCCAATATTCAGGTGGTTCCTGCTCCATCCATGCAGCCCGAGGTTGCATCCTTGCAGTCGGTTCTTTGCTGTCAAATCCCTGATACTGTATGGAGTCTATGTAGCCGACCTGGATGGACCGGGACTCCAACATGCCAGGCTTCAAAATCACAATATTGAAAGTCTGCAGCCAGTGTGAGCCTGTGGGTGGGGCACATCGAGACCCTGGCTCTTCAGCCTAGTCCCAGAGCAGGTTGGTAGGGAGCAGAGCAggggtggtggtgtgtgtctgtggaccTGACAAGCAGGAGAGGGTCAGGGGTGATCCAGCTCGGGGATCAGGAAGGGTCTGGTTATGCAAGGGAGAAGATGCAGAGATGAGAATTCCAGGTGCTGTGTTCTGCTCGCCCAAAATCCAATTCCCTCCAGTCCCCGCACCCACCTGCACAATACTGGGTCAGGTCCAAGGCcaccaagaggaggaggaagttgcAGGGTCCAGGGTTCATCATCTTTCAAGATGAGTGGAGTCTCAATGGGGACTGGTATCTCTTTATAACCCGGATGTGGCTGATGCTGATTGGCTTCTCTTAGATTTCCCAAGGGTAGTGATGTAGACCTGATGGAGTGGGCCTTCAAGAGATTAATTCCTGGGGGTCAGTGATTTCTAGAGTCCTGCTTCCCCATCTTGCACCCACTTCTGCAGCCTGGTACTCTGGCATCTGTGTCTAAGCACAAGTCTATCTTTCTGGTTCAGGTCACAATATCCTTGAGTCCTTGACTAGAGGCCAGTAAGTCAGCGGTTGTCAAATGTTTCAATGTCAGAATCTTAATACATGCTTAGACTTTGTTTATCCTTCTGTGGTGACTGTGCTTGTGTGGATTATATTAATCCATGTCTATCATGGTAGGAACTGGAGGTTTTGAGAGTTTTCATTCAATGCAGATATTGATAACTAATTGCATGTAAgctgaatgaaaagagaaagaacaatttcCCGAAACGAAATGATGCTGCCAGAAGAACCTTttggatatttaatatttttttggaGTCCTTATTTTCAGCTTCCCCACTGTAGATCATAGGATTTTGTGTCTtccttctagaatttttttttttttttatatttgaaacagAGAAAAATGCAGGTTCACAGGTATATTTTAGGAGAAACAATCTTAAGGCTccgttttatttgtatgtattttggtGAGTCTCTTTGTGTGTGCAAAGAACTCATAGGCTCCAGAAGAGATAGTTGGAAACCCTGGATCTGGCATTAAGGAGCATGTGACCTGCCTGACGCAAGGGCTGGGAAATCAGCTGTGgtcgtctgcaagagcagcaagggcctttcatgttagttttcttttgaaacatcATCTCAGTAtgcagcctggctggcctggaagtggctatgtagaccaggctggcctagcacTCAGACATCCATGCTACTGGCTCCAAAATGCTTGTAATAAAAGGAATTTGCCCACCAAGTGGGTAATTGTTAATTTTTCACATTGATAAGTCACTAAATGGGCACAGGTGGTACTTCCTCAAGGTTGTTCTCACTGAGGACAGCAAACATCATTGAATCCTTCATTATTGGCTGCATTCACATCTGTAGGAGAATCTTGGACACTGAATGGATGCCAAGTTAATGAATGTTATTTTGAAGTAGAACATTCTTTGACAAAGTCCTTTCAGTAAAAATTTCAAAACCTCAGGCAtcggccgggtgtggtggcgcaggcctttaatcccagcactcaggaggcagaggcaggcggatttctgcgttcgaggccagcctggtctacaaagtgagttccaggacagccagagctatacagagaaaccctgtcctgaaaaaccaagaaccaaaaaaccaaaaccaaaaccaaaaccaaaaaacaacaacaaaagacaaaccaCCCTTAAGTTGTCAGTGAAGAAGTCAGAAGTCAAGTGTCCAAAATCACTAATGTTATCTGGGGAGCTTAGATATTATCTTTGTTGTAGTCAACTAGGTAAGGGATCAGTTGCTGATGaatggaatttttttgtttgtttttatgctgtGGGAGGAACAATACATTTCTAACTATATTGCAAAGGAGTTCAGGCTGGGCAGGACCAGCCCTGTGTGGCAGCAGATGCAGGTTCAACATTTTGGAGAAATAGTTGTTCCTTAGGCAGGTCCTTTATTCAGCTATCTGGAATGAGATCCACTACCTGTAAATGAAGAGAGTCTAGACTGGCTGCTGTACAGTTCTGTGCAGTTTGCAAAACCTCTGTTCATGCCACTTCCAGTGATGTGACTCTGAGTTCAGTCCTGGCTGGTCACAATTCAGTCCTGGTTGGAGGCTCTGGGCTCAGGGCAGGAAATGCTGCTTTGAGATGTCAGCTTCCAGCACTCTGCAGCCTATGATTTGCCTGGAGGGGAGGATTTCCTTTTGGGAGTCTTGGAACAGCTTGAGTGATTCCCTGGTGatcacctgttttgttttctgatctctTATTaacagccttcccagtgctgctgGCATATGTGACTCAGTGGATTATccaaagcagtgcttctcaaccttcctcatgctggaacactttaatacagttcctcatgttgtggtgaccccaactgtCAAATTAccttttttgctacttcataattgtcatttgtattttaatCTCAATGTAAGTATTTTTGGATACACAGGTTTGCCAATGAGGTAGCAACCCACATGTTTAGGACCACTGATTTAAAGTGCTATGGTTAGGTCATTGTTGAGAACTAGGTCTTAATTAAGTGTGTAAGTCTATGGAATCCTTATTTCTCTGATTCTGTTAAATGACATGGATTTCATGAACATGAGACTGTTACAGTGACTCTTTATAGCAATACAAATCCTAAGACAGTGTAAAATACTATTTAATACTAAAAATATTCTCTAACAGAATTCTTCTAATGTAGCAGGgaatggtggtgcaggcctgtaacaCCTGtcattgggaagcagaggagtTCAAACCTTCCTGAACTAGAGgggattcatttcttttttttttttttttcccttggttttttgagacagggtttctctgtgtatccctggctgtcctggaactcactttgtaNNNNNNNNNNNNNNNNNNNNNNNNNNNNNNNNNNNNNNNNNNNNNNNNNNNNNNNNNNNNNNNNNNNNNNNNNNNNNNNNNNNNNNNNNNNNNNNNNNNNNNNNNNNNNNNNNNNNNNNNNNNNNNNNNNNNNNNNNNNNNNNNNNNNNNNNNNNNNNNNNNNNNNNNNNNNNNNNNNNNNNNNNNNNNNNNNNNNNNNNNNNNNNNNNNNNNNNNNNNNNNNNNNNNNNNNNNNNNNNNNNNNNNNNNNNNNNNNNNNNNNNNNNNNNNNNNNNNNNNNNNNNNNNNNNNNNNNNNNNNNNNNNNNNNNNNNNNNNNNNNNNNNNNNNNNNNNNNNNNNNNNNNNNNNNNNNNNNNNNNNNNNNNNNNNNNNNNNNNNNNNNNNNNNNNNNNNNNNNNNNNNNNNNNNNNNNNNNNNNNNNNNNNNNNNNNNNNNNNNNNNNNNNNNNNNNNNNNNNNNNNNNNNNNNNNNNNNNNNNNNNNNNNNNNNNNNNNNNNNNNNNNNNNNNNNNNNNNNNNNNNNNNNNNNNNNNNNNNNNNNNNNNNNNNNNNNNNNNNNNNNNNNNNNNNNNNNNNNNNNNNNNNNNNNNNNNNNNNNNNNNNNNNNNNNNNNNNNNNNNNNNNNNNNNNNNNNNNNNNNNNNNNNNNNNNNNNNNNNNNNNNNNNNNNNNNNNNNNNNNNNNNNNNNNNNNNNNNNNNNNNNNNNNNNNNNNNNNNNNNNNNNNNNNNNNNNNNNNNNNNNNNNNNNNNggccagagcattgtgcacctctatttttctaaatcagtgaagctagttctgctaacactgacatctatcttgccaatttcagggcttctgtgtccttttacattctgtcaggatgtTTTAGACACAGTTCAGATTGTTTCCCGAGAGCTAGGTGCCAAGGCACACCCAAGCAAACCCGGCATTTGGAAGgttcaggcaggaggatcaggagttcaagaccatggtggaggggaagagagagtctCTTTCTGATGGAATCTCCAGAGAATGAACTGGGGAAAGTTAGTCAACAGCTGTCAGAGGAGGTGAGCAATGACCGGAAATCTCTAACTTATttacaaagaaatacaggaaataataCAGAGCAGACCAGGGAAGAGTCCTGTCCTGTACTTAAGTCTAACCCTCATGGTAGGATCCTGCAGATGAACTTGGTGGGTAGGCAGCAGTCACTGACCTCCATTTTTCTCCCCTGTTCTGAGAACAGGAGAGTGACACCTCCCTTCTCTGCAGCACTGAGTACACGTCTAATACTCTGTAGAAACATTAAACAAAACCGGATGGGGCCGGGACACTCGGGAACACACGGAAACATCTGCCAGGAATAAGTGAGGGTGGCTTGGATAAAAACTATCAGAAGCAGTATGTGATGGCAAGAATCATGCACCTTATTAGCAAAGTAGAAAAGGAAACATtagaaagcagaagggaaaagTCCAGAATTCATAAAGGGGGAACTGTGGGCCTAGCGAGCACCCACACTGAATAGAAGTGGCCAGAGCTATGGTAAAGACAGAAGGCTCCTAAAAAATCCATTGTGCTCCCAGTaacaaattttttttataaatattttttattacgtattttcctcaattacatttctaatgctatcccaaaagaccctccatacccccccactcccctacccacccattcccactttaattctggagagagggagcaagatAGACAAGAATGTTACAAGCAGACTTAGCAGGAGAGATAGTGGAAAACACTCTCCAATCAGTACCCAACcagagcagttttttttttttttcccaaagaccTCTACTGAGCTGGTGGTTTGTTAGCCCCAGCTCCTCCAGTAACCACACTCTCAGGACAGTCAGAGCATTGGAATATATGCTGAAACCTGGCCAGATGgaaaacacaggaaggaagaggCTTTAAATCAGACAGTGCAGATTTCAGTGTGGTAGAAATCTTGTCAGACCCAGAGTCTGCACAGACCATTGACACAGGTTCCATCCAGTTTAAGTGTGTGCTCACAAGATGACAGGAAGATCCTTATAGAGGTCAGGCCATGGTTCAAAATGAGACTGTGGAAGACATGTCTAGAGTGTCAGCAGCATCGGAGAACTGACTCATGGGGTGTGCCTAGTGGTGGAATCTCTACCCTCTGTGGTGTGAAAACTGTGAATGATTGCCCAGGGGCACAGTAGACATCTGGGAATCCAGGGAGGACTCCCATGGGAGTCAAGGCTGTTCCATATCATTGGTCGCAGAttcttgaacttctgactttCCTACTCCTACCTTTCATgtgctggcattacaagtgtATGCAGTGATACAAAAGCCTTCTTTGAAGTTCTATAGTATTTCCACTTATCCATGTCTATAAGGAATGGCAGGAATTTAGCAAGTAATGTAGTCTGGTAGTAAGTGTACACTTCCAGTGTgcaattttgctttgtttattgttGTGTTGTGGTTATTGTTGTATTGGTTTAGGATCTAGTGTAGCTTGTCATGGTCTTCATCTCCTGGTATTTATGCCTCTTCTTTCAAAGTGCTGGTTTAGAGGCATGAAATGACCATGTGAGGTTCCAAAATAAGACGTTTGTAAATACAATGTTAAAGcatttttcataaaaagaaaagatattgaaGAATTTTTTTGAGCAGCACTAGCCTCCATTTTATAGAAGCCATGTAAAAGAATCAATGGCAAAACATTAGATTTGTTTACACTGAGAATGACAGGAATGGAGCATCCTACTAATTTTCCAACATTCGGGTATGTCACCAGCTCTGGACTCCTGTCCACCAGGTCTGAATAACGTGGCAGGAAACTACACACAAGAAATTTATTAAAATGGGGACTTTAGAGAACCCTACTGCCAGTGCTACTCAAAGCTTCTGGTTGTCCTCCTCCTACCCACCCTGCACTCCTTTGGAATAtaattattgaatatattttctggTCTCTCTAATATACAATGTAAATCAATCAATAGCCCACCAATCCCTCTCTATTCAGCTAAAACAGGGATAAATTTTTAGCCCTCAAAGGGATACTTGTAATTCTGGACACTTGAATTCTTCACCATAAACTTAacaacttaaaacttaaaaaatttatGGGAAATTTGTGGTGATATGGAAATTTAGGTGTTGGAGGATGATTTTGTGCACTGTGttttcaaattctgttttctgtACCCAGATATCTGGTTTTAGCTCAGACATTGGTATTGTCACTATTATGAAGTTTCACCTGACtcagtattttataaaatgttttccataatgTTCTTCATGGGCAATTATCTTAGAACTAACACCCAAAGTTGTGCAGGAAAGGCAAAGGCTGCAATTTCTGGCACAAAGTGAGTGTgtagggtgtgtgcatgtgtgtgaaatggGGATATAGATAAAGAAGCAGGGAAGAGCTTGGCTAAGATGGCAGGTAACAGGCCACATGGCTGAGAAGGGGTCTAGTCCAGCGTTCCAGGATTAGAATAGCTCAGAATGTGCCCAGCtactgaaagactctaagactcccaaagggagacacNcactcaagcctcgggacagccgcNNNNNNNNNNNNNNNNNNNNNNNNNNNNNNNNNNNNNNNNNNNNNNNNNNNNNNNNNNNNNNNNNNNNNNNNNNNNNNNNNNNNNNNNNNNNNNNNNNNNNNNNNNNNNNNNNNNNNNNNNNNNNNNNNNNNNNNNNNNNNNNNNNNNNNNNNNNNNNNNNNNNNNNNNNNNNNNNNNNNNNNNNNNNNNNNNNNNNNNNNNNNNNNNNNNNNNNNNNNNNNNNNNNNNNNNNNNNNNNNNNNNNNNNNNNNNNNNNNNNNNNNNNNNNNNNNNNNNNNNNNNNNNNNNNNNNNNNNNNNNNNNNNNNNNNNNNNNNNNNNNNNNNNNNNNNNNNNNNNNNNNNNNNNNNNNNNNNNNNNNNNNNNNNNNNNNNNNNNNNNNNNNNNNNNNNNNNNNNNNNNNNNNNNNNNNNNNNNNNNNNNNNNNNNNNNNNNNNNNNNNNNNNNNNNNNNNNNNNNNNNNNNNNNNNNNNNNNNNNNNNNNNNNgtgttccgggaacaatctccagatgggaggggtaagaggaccctgagctgaagagttcatggagagttcagcttttcttctttcactacTGTACCTAaagttattaataaatataaaggtttttaTGCAGGTTtataatactgattttttttttacaatttacaACTGACTTTCttgatcatttttaaatgtgtgaataCTAAAACCTTTAAGGTCTTGGTCATACCTtgacctttaaaaattacatttatggaCACAGTACATATGCCATGTGCAATGCTCTCCTATGGATGTAGATGCAGCAGACATCAAATGATCCAATGATGTTGCCAGTCCACAGGGAAAACAACCTTGATGAAGTGCCATATGTGCCAATTTAGTAATGGATCAAAGGCAAACTCTACAATGGGTCCCGTGGAGTGGATCCTGCCATTTATCACTAAGTTTTAATGACTTTGcgtgcatgggtattttgtcatTATGCATGTCTCTGTACCCCAAACTCTGTAGAAAGGAGGTTGGGGTCCCAGTAGACTGGAGTCATAGAGAGTTGTGAGCAGCCGTGTGGATACTAGGAATCCAACACAGTTTccctggaagaccagccagtccTCTCA
Proteins encoded in this region:
- the LOC110283729 gene encoding HLA class I histocompatibility antigen, A-25 alpha chain-like isoform X2, producing the protein MMNPGPCNFLLLLVALDLTQYCAGGMQPRAAWMEQEPPEYWEKETAQVLRLSLTNQRLLRYMVMFNEQSKKDYHFLQEVFGCNVANDGSFLGGHYRFTYYGFDYIILNEDLNSWTTQGEAAESMKTDLVNAGSAEGWRTYLLGECTERLLRCLELGKETLLRSDAPQTHVTHQVTPEGNVTLRCWALRFYPADITLTWKRDGNNHTQDMELPDTRPAGDGTFQKWAAVVVPPGEELRYTCHVHHEGLPEPLTLKWEPPQTIPIIAILIGLVLGTLVVGTVVIFLVWKK
- the LOC110283729 gene encoding HLA class I histocompatibility antigen, A-25 alpha chain-like isoform X1, with translation MMNPGPCNFLLLLVALDLTQYCAGSHWLQTFNIVILKPGMLESRSIQVGYIDSIQYQGFDSKEPTARMQPRAAWMEQEPPEYWEKETAQVLRLSLTNQRLLRYMVMFNEQSKKDYHFLQEVFGCNVANDGSFLGGHYRFTYYGFDYIILNEDLNSWTTQGEAAESMKTDLVNAGSAEGWRTYLLGECTERLLRCLELGKETLLRSDAPQTHVTHQVTPEGNVTLRCWALRFYPADITLTWKRDGNNHTQDMELPDTRPAGDGTFQKWAAVVVPPGEELRYTCHVHHEGLPEPLTLKWEPPQTIPIIAILIGLVLGTLVVGTVVIFLVWKK